From the genome of Bactrocera oleae isolate idBacOlea1 chromosome 2, idBacOlea1, whole genome shotgun sequence, one region includes:
- the LOC106623888 gene encoding abnormal spindle-like microcephaly-associated protein homolog yields the protein MHIHPSSPESDFGQTVQREENAAIKIQAGFRGYRVRKQMQNQPQINAPNYYIQQRQQQISDPLHINIENSTTLQNINPITNKNSSKFEVESSTKEDQCATKIQASVRGFLVRKKQKIATDAATKIQASFRGFKARKEAQNLKLK from the coding sequence atgcatattcaTCCAAGTTCACCTGAATCAGATTTTGGCCAGACAGTTCAGAGGGAAGAAAACGCAGCAATCAAAATACAAGCTGGATTTCGTGGTTATCGCGTAAGGAAGCAGATGCAAAATCAACCACAAATCAATGCACCGAATTACTACATACAGCAAAGGCAGCAGCAAATTTCGGATccattgcatataaatatagaaaatagtaCAACACTACAAAATATTAACCcaatcacaaataaaaatagttctaaGTTTGAAGTAGAAAGTTCTACAAAGGAAGATCAATGCGCTACCAAAATACAAGCAAGTGTACGGGGTTTTTTGGTGCGAAAGAAACAGAAAATTGCTACGGATGCGGCAACAAAAATACAAGCGAGCTTCCGAGGTTTCAAAGCGCGGAAAGAGGCACAAAACttgaaactgaaataa